From Triticum urartu cultivar G1812 chromosome 2, Tu2.1, whole genome shotgun sequence, a single genomic window includes:
- the LOC125533767 gene encoding mitochondrial import receptor subunit TOM9-2-like has protein sequence MASSSAVSKRGDAGGVLAAISRSSVAAHGREAAAVAGKLLRSTGKAAWIAGTTFLVLVVPLIIEMDREQQMVDLDLQQQALLGSPPPLAK, from the coding sequence ATGGCGTCGTCCTCTGCTGTGAGCAAGCGCGGCGACGCGGGCGGCGTCCTGGCTGCGATCTCGCGGTCCTCGGTGGCGGCGCACGGCCGCGAGGCCGCGGCGGTGGCGGGGAAGCTGCTGCGGAGCACGGGGAAGGCGGCGTGGATCGCCGGGACGACCTTCCTGGTGCTGGTCGTGCCGCTCATCATCGAGATGGACCGCGAGCAGCAGATGGTCGACCTCGACCTCCAGCAGCAGGCTCTTCTCggctcgccgccgcccctcgccaaATAA